From Pseudomonas hefeiensis, one genomic window encodes:
- a CDS encoding phosphoethanolamine transferase, which yields MLTLKPVRPEWVTLVASAFLLVGFNVVLWQHLHTITAGDGGGVLIGVAFALLVLFAFNLMLTLVAFRALLKPVLIMLFLISAGVAYFMAQYGVLIDAGMFRNFAETNATEVRDLLSLKLFFYIGLLGVLPSWLLLKTPIKYRRWPRELLSKLVVSVVSAALIGVVALANYQGLSSLFRNHHELHLMVVPSNYIGASIGYLREQVASAKQPFITLGEDASRNPVWQSHARKSLTVLVVGESARAENFGILGYNRDTTPELNKETGLIAFTDVHSCGTETAVSVPCMFSNMGRKNYDASKAKNEEGLLDVLKRAGLEVIWRDNQSGCKGTCDRVTVQDVSNLKDPALCANSECRDEILLQGLQHFIDNLDKDTVLVLHQMGSHGPEYFKRYPKQYEHFTPVCQSNALNNCSRQSIVNGYDNTLVYTDHVLSTLIDLLRANQDKVDTAMLYLSDHGESLGEYNLFLHGTPYMLAPEQQKHVAMLAWFSDSYQKSFSVDTHCLQLSRDKPLSQDNLFHSMLGLLEVNSKVYNRDLDLFAGCRGAVIDGVLARQ from the coding sequence ATGCTGACTCTTAAACCCGTGCGTCCCGAGTGGGTGACGCTGGTCGCCAGTGCCTTTTTATTAGTGGGCTTTAACGTCGTGCTCTGGCAGCACCTGCATACCATTACGGCAGGTGACGGCGGGGGCGTGCTGATCGGCGTGGCGTTTGCGCTGCTGGTGTTGTTCGCCTTCAACCTGATGCTGACACTGGTGGCGTTCCGTGCGTTGCTCAAGCCTGTGCTGATAATGCTTTTTCTGATCAGCGCCGGTGTGGCGTATTTCATGGCTCAGTATGGTGTGCTGATCGATGCCGGCATGTTCCGTAACTTCGCGGAAACCAATGCCACGGAAGTGCGTGATTTACTGTCGTTAAAGTTGTTTTTTTACATCGGTTTGTTAGGCGTGTTGCCGTCCTGGTTATTATTGAAAACACCGATCAAGTATCGTCGCTGGCCCAGAGAGTTATTAAGCAAGTTAGTGGTGAGTGTGGTGTCGGCTGCGCTGATCGGCGTGGTCGCCCTGGCCAATTATCAAGGGTTGTCTTCATTGTTTCGCAATCATCATGAGTTGCACTTGATGGTGGTGCCGAGCAACTACATCGGTGCGTCGATCGGGTACTTGCGTGAGCAGGTCGCGTCGGCCAAACAGCCGTTCATCACCTTGGGTGAAGATGCGAGTCGCAATCCGGTCTGGCAATCCCATGCCCGCAAGTCCCTGACTGTATTGGTGGTGGGGGAGAGCGCCCGTGCCGAGAACTTCGGCATCCTGGGCTATAACCGCGATACCACGCCGGAACTGAATAAAGAAACCGGCCTGATCGCCTTCACTGATGTGCACTCCTGCGGTACCGAAACCGCGGTATCGGTACCGTGTATGTTTTCCAACATGGGCCGCAAGAACTACGACGCCAGCAAGGCGAAGAATGAAGAAGGCCTGCTGGATGTGCTCAAGCGCGCTGGGCTGGAGGTGATCTGGCGTGACAACCAGTCGGGCTGCAAAGGCACTTGCGATCGGGTCACCGTGCAGGACGTCAGTAATCTCAAGGACCCGGCCCTGTGCGCCAACAGTGAGTGTCGCGACGAAATTCTGCTCCAGGGCCTGCAGCATTTCATCGACAACCTGGACAAGGACACCGTGCTGGTGCTCCACCAAATGGGCAGTCACGGGCCGGAGTACTTTAAGCGCTATCCCAAGCAATACGAACATTTCACCCCGGTGTGCCAAAGCAATGCGCTGAACAATTGCAGCCGCCAGAGCATCGTCAATGGCTACGACAACACGCTGGTGTACACCGACCATGTGTTATCGACCCTGATCGACCTGCTGCGGGCCAATCAGGACAAGGTCGACACCGCGATGCTGTACCTGTCGGACCATGGCGAATCCCTGGGCGAGTACAACCTGTTTCTCCATGGCACGCCCTACATGCTCGCCCCGGAACAACAGAAACACGTGGCGATGCTGGCCTGGTTTTCCGACAGCTACCAGAAGTCCTTCTCGGTCGATACCCACTGCCTGCAACTGAGCCGGGACAAGCCCTTGAGCCAGGACAATCTGTTTCATTCGATGCTCGGGCTGTTGGAAGTCAACAGCAAGGTCTACAACCGGGACCTGGACCTGTTCGCCGGTTGCCGTGGCGCGGTCATTGACGGCGTGTTGGCCCGGCAGTGA